In Ptychodera flava strain L36383 chromosome 6, AS_Pfla_20210202, whole genome shotgun sequence, the sequence AAGCAAACCACTGTAGACTGTGTGAGAGAAAATCCAAACCAAGACGTAAAATCATAGACAATGGAAATTTTTCCTCGCCTTGGTCTGTGTGCAAACTCAACTAAGCATCTTACAGGTAATCTGCTCCTTGTGATCCAAATATTAActattttcacaaacttgaactattccttatgaaaatgaaaacaaaccacTGGGTTGTCTGTCGGCAAATTTTTCTGTGAACAGAGACCAATGACGTAGCTTATCAAATTCTGagatttaaaatggctgcctctcTCTGCGTGACTGAAATACATTTTCTTAATCCAAGACCTGAAAAAAACGATCATCACTTCGGTAGTCAAAATGACCGACAACAAAATTTATCATCTcaaaaaaaatgacatattttggaAGACTCTCATGTTTCCATTGAAAACCTCTCTCTCACTGGGatatgtgttttacattttaactTGGCTTGGTTTGGGAATTTTCACCCACACTGAACCCAGAAAAAAGCAAACCAATTTGAAATTCAGCATAACTTTGAAGAGATACTTGTCCAAGGGTTTGGAATGTAAACTTTGTTTAAAGAGAAGAAAAGCACAAACAACCGGGGATGGGGAatcaaataatacaaaagcaCCATGTTTAAGCTATGCCAGTACATctacaacaaaacacaaacaagtgAGTTAGAGATTGAGAccttaaaaaatgcaaaatattttgtcaagagAGTTGTGTGAAAATTCAAAGTAATTCCAAAGTCACTTTGGTAGTTAAGGTATGCCTGTACATACTATGTATGAAAGATCAAAGTGGGATTTCAACCACTCTGTATCAGTCAAGTACCCATGCTTCAAGCCAATGCCAAGTACTGCTTGCAATGTAAAACGTACTCACAGAGCTTAAGACAGCCTTGTGACTTTGCCAGCATTGCTCATCATGTTGACAGCTGACGGGCAGAATGCTGAATAACTTACAGTTACAGAAAAGTCCCCAAGGCATGCTTGATTCAATTCTCTTTTTTAACCCATAAGGTCCTCCCACTAGTTCAGTATTACCTGTGCATATGCACTGCAGAAGAATGTTATTGAATGCCAAAGTGCCGGCAAAACAACTTCTAATGTTGCATATACCAGTGAAAGATGGGTCAACTTTGACTCCAGTCCTTCTTTAAACTGGGCCGCACCCACCAGTGAGTTGAATACCCTAAATAGCACAGAAAATACAAGTCTATGTAAACTGTCCAATCTTGTCAAGAACTGTAGCTTTTACTGAAGATGTAGAAGTGGGACACGTTGAAGTTCCTGTTCTTGTTTGACATGAAGGTTAGTCTCTGCTGGGCTCCAGTGACTGTACTCTTGGCATTCTCCGTAAGTTTTTCACATAAACACTCTTTGCAccattattataattataacaTCTAGAGAGACGCATCCCAGTTTAAGCTACCAGGAAATCTTTGAGTAAAGTCTGCCTTCTCTTCTCGGCAATGTCCATCTGGTTTTCCAGGTCCTGTTGGAACGAACAATTGCAAGGGTTACTGTTCATGGTCAGGGACTTCGGAATAGCATCACCTCCACACAAAGGCAGTGCaacatttgatgatatttttgaagTTACACCATACACTCAAGTTCTCACATATTACCAGATGTACATTTTGTAGACCTGGCTAAAAGATGGTCTCATACCTGAGTTTGGTTGCAAGATGGATGCTTTCACTGCACATCTACTTTGGTCAACATTTGTTTCTACACATAGAGAACATCACAGAAAGACTGACGGTGCTGCTTGCAAAACACTTTATGATTCTTACCCCTCTGTCTGTTGTCTCTGCTCTTTCCACTTTCCAGGACAGGTTCTCAATCTCTGCCTCCAGTTGAGCTTGCTGGTATTCAAACAGCTTCTTCCTGGGACCAGAGTCCATGTAGTATGCATATGGGTAAGTGTATTGTAATGTGTAGCGGCACTGTAGGAGAAAAAAGAAGGAATCAGTTTCTTAAAAGAGTGTGAGATTTACCTTTCCCCATCGTAATTGTAATGTTCACCCAGCCATACAGTGAAGTTTTGCTTGCATAAGTATGGTGAACAGCCAAAGttctgaatactgtgtatcaaGGTAacggtaaattttacaaaatgaatatcAGATAACCTTTTAATTGACAAGAAGACAATGGTGCTAATACCTGTGTTTTCCATTTCTAACATACCTTTGCCAGCAATGAGGCCGCATCAAGTAAATATTGCCAGTCAATCCAAGTTCCAGCACTGTTCATCACTTTCTCTTCTATTCTCTGGTTGATTTTCTTTAGAGTCTCTTGTTCCAGTCTCAAACTTTTAGAGTGGTTCTCCCACTGAAGGGAAGTACAGATtagaaaaattattcattttggtTTTCACAGGAATGATCACTGAATGCACTTTTATACGCACCCTAAACGGGTTCTGAGCAATACCAACATTGACTTCATTagcatcaccatcatcatcgttgtcatcattgttgtcatcatcatcatcaccaccatcatcaccatAGATGTTGCTGTtgacattatcatcatcatcaacctTATCATCATTGTTgtcgtcatcattatcatcatcataaatgcaattatcatcatcactgtTATCACCGTGTCATTATCATCATaacatgatgatgattatgatgatgatgatgatgatgatgatgatgattattatcatcatcatattaTCTATGCCAATATCAGTGTTGTAAATCTTCATCATCCTGATCATCTACACCATCAAAACCACAAAATCCTGCTTTTACATATGAAAAGAATGATTTCTTGTGAGTCAAAACTAAAAGCAAAGCTGGCATGCTAGTGATCTTACCCTTTCAAAATAGAAGAGGTATTTCTTCAGGGCCTCTCTGGCCTGCACGTGTACAGATTCATTAGCAATGTTGGGGTTCTCCTTGTAGCGGCTGCATTCGTAGTACTCACTGCCGTGATTCTTCCAGTCTGAAATGTACCAGGGGTCATGCACACCATCTCATTAGAAGAATCATGAATTATTATATTCTTTTTCTAAAATGCCCGACCATCCCATTCAGTGATGAATGCAGCACAAGCCTAGGTTGATGGTGTGAGGCCTCTATAAAGCAAATATATGTGATGATTTGCCGATAACATTtggaaaaattcatcaaacatGACATATGCCTCGTCTCTCTCTTGTTATATTTCGTAATATTTGCACCTGTTAAGGAATCAATTTCATTGTTCTTTGCTGAGGCATCATCATTCTATGGTACATCTCTCAGATATCTTTATTACTGTTCTACATTAAACACCATTCACAATAACACAGTTTTTATGCAAAGCGATCAACCATTTATTCTCAAACACAGCTGTGCACTGAAGGTGAATTTCGGTCTTGTTCTTAAGTACATGTAAATGACCCCACATTCTGAGACAGACTTCACACTCTACAGAGGGTGTAATTTTATCAAGCCTGGCAACGGGTGTGAATTGTTTGTCTAGGCTTTTACCATGCATGGTCAATTAGGTATCATGGGTGCTGGTACAAAGCTAAACCTACATGAAAGGCACAGAGGATACAATAAGTTTTGAAACTATCTTTTTTAACATCATTATCAACTGGTACCATAACCTAATTAGGGGAAGAGCTTTATAAAATGGTTAATGACATATGGCAGATATAGTGAAATAAGTTGAAAAGAGAGTGAGCTTACCTCCTAAGCACATCCAACAGAAATCATGTTTGCACTTAAAACAttgctgaaaatgaagaaaagagTCAATTAGAGAAGGAAATATGTcgtatttgaaacaaaaaatcataACGTGTGACCTTCACTGACATTGATAAATTAAACTGAAAGCAATTGTATTTGCACGCTGCTCTAATAGCAGCAAGAGCTGTTAACATGAAGTTTGTTTTACTTCGCACACAATGTGTTATTACCAGTACATTTATAAAATCATATCATGTATCATTttgaaagtttggcttaccatATGATTGCATCCACCATTCTTCTCGATACACACACTGCATTTGGGACACTGAAAGGGACAGCAAAGTCAACATCAAACTGCTGTAACCGTGGTAAAACGATTTCCATGATGATCACAAAATATGCTAGATTTCATAAGTTTTCTTGTGTATCTTATAAAATAGTGTTTTGAATGGTTGTGCAAAGCAGTTTTCTCTGAACTACATTAATTCCCGTCTGAACTCAATGAAGAGTCGCTCCTGAAGATTTATTCCTGCGACTACCATCTTTTCTCTGGTAATGGTGCTTACTCTGAAACGGACTGCAATGTCAATGATTCAAGACTTGCAATGAATGACTATTACAAACTAATGCCCTTTATCTATTTACCCTTAAACCACTAGCCTATAGGACAGTGCTGTTTCCAATAGGGTGTTCCCACTGTTTTCAACAGGGTTGGAGGACCTTTACACAGAAAAATGGGGTTAAAAGAGTGAAAGGGACAAGGTATGACCTATAAGTGGCCTGCAAAAAGGTAGTTTTTCAAACACCTCTTTCAATAAATGCAAATTCTTACAGAAGTATGTAAACTGCTGTTTGGCATTAAATCAAGCTGTTCAGAACTGGAAATGTGTTCTTCCACACAAATGAGTGATGGCCACTCCCTGAGGCTTGTTGTACCATACAGAATAACCTGTGAGGGTCAAAGCCATTTTGTTGACTTACATCTTTAGTGTGTGCACTGATGTAATTCGCCGTCTCTGAATCATCTCTGCATTTAGTTAGCCATCGTTTGATAGTGTCACAGTCTGTAGGGGCATGGTAGATATTACCACATCTGAAACTTGGAATCAGAAAAAAACCACCATATTCTAAATTCTGTTAACTTTGAATTCAGAGGAAATGAACCAGATAAGAGTGATTAACTCAAATTATTACAAGCTACTGTAAACAAGCACTCATTTACCTAGGTCAAAATTCTCAATAAACATGTATTAGAGCTTACCAGAATGAGACATTGCACTTGCTGCATATAGCACGCTTTGCTGCGGGGATTTCAGCTTTCATCACAATCTCACAGTTGCGGCCAGGACAGAAGCATAAGTTGTAATGACTCTGCGGAGAGGTGAGGACAAAGATAAATTGACCACTGGACTAACACCATAAATAATCACAGGCTGAAGATTGTGTCCAAGCATGGACTCAATAAAGCcaaaaaatttcacatgttgCGTGTACTGTATCGATATAGGAGTGACTTAGGAAATTCCTCAGAGTTCAGAAATCCTAAAATTCACCCAGCTCTGATCTCTGAATTTTTATATACTTTGCATGTCCTCCTATTAAATTATCAAAGAACTCGGCCAaattaagggggcgctgcagcTTACACAGtgcattttgctcaaaaattacttttttgcaaatattcattcaattttaattaatttgtttaccaaagattaaaatattggttgggttcactttttagcttgtcaagcagtcgtaagttgtgtgaaaaagaagtgttaatttatgcaaatgtatgcaaatcacccgatttcctggcttctttttcctcccaatttcaaaatttctaaagaatttaaaaccactccggctgggtcaaattttccgaaattttcacattatgttcttgaAATGCTATATTACAaaagactattttgtttggtgattaagttcttacattttgaataagaggcattttaattttgctgatcatgattttaatcacttttttagagtgtcagtctttcaacctttgccattttagaatgaggatagataatgcaaaataaaatactcgtttttttctacatatactcttctttcgagtgaaatattacattttagagAAGagcgtcaagtttttgacttaaattaatttttatcattaatcccaaaattgaggtttttacccaaatatacacccacttcatcctttgagtaaactactgctaccatactaaactttagagtctctgctttttgaaaatatatggtatgagggggtttccttgtcatctttgatgagaaatattgcttcgaaaaaaactgtgttgccaacatgcagctccaccttaaaagCTCTGTAAAGCCATATCAACGAAGTGCATTATTCCCTTCTTTCAGTCTGTTGCAAAATAGCAACCTCTTCTTGGTTATTCAGGTCATCTTTGAAAGAATGAAGTCACACACTTACCTGCACATGGTCTTTGAAGGTAAAATACTTAAATTTTTTAGCTATATCTTCTCTAACTAGAAGTGGGGATACAAAATCTTCAAGGGCAACTATATTGCAGTTGTTTGCCATGCACTGAATacctgaaatgaaatcaaacatcaaGACATGTTAGTTACTTGCTACATACAATGAACAAAATCAAGGTCATGAGGCTAGCATGAAGCTGTTTCTTTGTAAGCAAGGGACAGCCCTTGTTGGCATGGCAGCGGGGCTAAACACTGTGTATTGACACATGCCATCTTCTTTTTCACTAATGTGGCTTGCAAATCATGTATAACTCTGTACCGGTGTGCATCACACATCAATGAGGCACAGTATTGATAGTACAACATGGAAGTTCAATAAGTGGTTTCTGTTGTGTTTTGCTCTAACTTTATGCCGGTACATTTACATGGCAAATGAATCCATAACATGTGATATCCCAGTCATTCCATCTGGTTTGTTGAAGAGACTGTTGGTTATGGAATACAATTGTCAGAACTGAATGTTTGAAACTCTTGCCAATTCTTTCCTCAAAGCTACTCCAATTTAATAACTTTCTTTAGTAACCATGAATAAAATCAGGATTCAAAACTCAAAGATTGGTGTTAGAGGAATAAATCAtgtaacatttaccaatactgGAATTTAAATGGTGCCTATGCCATGAGTTAACtctatgtgaaaattttaaaattgttgattttcattAATGCAAGATTGCAAAAACTTCACTCATTCAGGCTCTGAAATAAGTCCACACAAGTACCAGGGCAGTAAAtatagtaaaaatttgagaatcctAATTTATGCCCACAGATACACTCTACCCTAAGCCATGATTCAGAGAATGCTATGTTAAACCATACCATTGAGAAGACCCTGTCTCTCTGTCCACATATACTGATAACCAAATCTAACAAATTAAACTGTTCATGGATATTATACTACCGGGGGGTATTAGTGTATATTCTTCTGTGTGTATGATCATGTACTAACAAGTGCTTTTCCTGCACTGCCAAGATATTTCCACGGAATGAAGCCATTCACAAGGATACCGTATCATATTCCCAGGCCATTCATGTCGTAATATACATGTTATGGTTTTGTTTTGGATTCAACAATTGCTCAGGGTGTGTTTTCAGGGCTAATATCCAGTCATTAAAGCTCAACTACAACTGTACTGTAGCTGTTTAGTTGGCACACTGGTTTTGACAAACCACCTGGTCATTATTATTCATGTCACTGAATCCATATTCTCATTGTCATACACATACATTAAGGTTTTATTGTCGCTGTTTGACACACTCATTATCCACCTACGTGTGTTTTCAATCATCCATAAAATTTATATTACCAGCATAGACATAAAGTTTGTAATAATTTTCCCTGTAAAAACCTCCCTAGCACTTGAATGAAATGCCAAACAGAACTACCAGCAAATAGATGACGACAGATCTTGTTTGAATTCAGATAGCAGAGTCAGTTCACAGACATCATCATAGTGTTATCGAAGAAGTTGAGATCAGAGAACATCTCTTCTTACCAAATGCATTACTTTGTACTGTGTACTTTGCCATACCTTCATAAAACTGATTCAAAAAATAGCTCAACCACTTTTTCAGTAGGTCTATGGTTCAACCAAAAAAGTAAACTGTTTAATTGATAGCAGTTATTTGAATCCCAGAAGCTCCTGGCCACAAGAATAGGTGGGTGATATTACAAAGTAGGTATTTCAAACCATAAATATTATAATGTGGAAGATGCTTTCCATAATATTTTCTAGTAAAAGAAGTCACCTAGTAATCAAGTTTACTAGGCAGTTGTTGGCTTATTTCTGATGTGATTTCTgatgtgattttgaaaataaatacagaGTGTGTACGCTTTCATCTATAaatacttaaaggtatacagtcacctgtaatctaaatatgccactatatggtcaaaggggcattcctgcatattcaaaatgcccatgtgaggcgcagctgttttaaaaaaaggccacccacttaaaatctgtgattggttagattttgtcttttcatggtaactggcaaaattggaacaggtgacagtatacctttaatagtgTCTTTGATTTTTAACATGGAAATGCATCATTTTGCTGTTCGGGCACATTCTCAACAGAAGGGCTGTTTCTCTTTTGGTTGTTTACttaattttaaataaataataataaagccTCAGAATTTATGAGTGTAATGAGTATTCTCAGACATCAACAACATCACATACCTGAGTATTCATgacatgacatacatgtacaaaaatatcagtttctATGCCATCAAGAGTAATTGTGAAGGGAAACCCTTCAGTCTAGAGACTTAAGTCTTCCTATAGTTGTTCACAATTATAATCTTGATGTGCGTTCCCAGACAAAGCTACACATCTCTTTGTTGTAAACGTGCAATTAATAACAATTTTTGACAGGCTAAATCAGGTTTAAAGGTTATCTATTTGAGAGTTGCTGTATTGAAAGAACAAGACTGATGGAGATTGGGTTCACACTGAAAAGTTTCAC encodes:
- the LOC139135237 gene encoding potential E3 ubiquitin-protein ligase ariadne-2-like, producing the protein MSVDMNSQASDDSDYGEDNSDYGDDVEDDDMYDYYDNDDHEDGDKPYDKKDDPEYFELQCLTMEEVEKYLSEQVDKASKALKVSPTSAKVLLKMHNWVLADLLQRNSEDKTNLLVESHIIPPPCARKSKSSAPPKNQQCPVCLQKCSLDKLKALSCGHYFCKDCWTMHFSVLVKDGVSTGIQCMANNCNIVALEDFVSPLLVREDIAKKFKYFTFKDHVQSHYNLCFCPGRNCEIVMKAEIPAAKRAICSKCNVSFCFRCGNIYHAPTDCDTIKRWLTKCRDDSETANYISAHTKDCPKCSVCIEKNGGCNHMQCFKCKHDFCWMCLGDWKNHGSEYYECSRYKENPNIANESVHVQAREALKKYLFYFERWENHSKSLRLEQETLKKINQRIEEKVMNSAGTWIDWQYLLDAASLLAKCRYTLQYTYPYAYYMDSGPRKKLFEYQQAQLEAEIENLSWKVERAETTDRGDLENQMDIAEKRRQTLLKDFLVA